From one Thalassobaculum sp. OXR-137 genomic stretch:
- a CDS encoding caspase family protein, with amino-acid sequence MKQPPRSIVGWFAALVAAVVLAAPVQALDARRVDPAAVHAIPNPAPSIREIRPGGVAENRDAIAVIVGNRRYAHGLPEVRYAENDAQAARRLAVGVLGYRPGNVIDLRNASQAEMLSVFGSGTDHKGKLWAWVKPGVSDVFVYYSGHGVPGLRDKRGYLLPVDADPATPEINGYSLDLLLANLSRLEIRSTLVMLDACFSGNSAAGWLLRSASPVYIRTEAPAEPMGMAVISAAQGDQVASWDEERRLGLFTRHMMDALAGGAADTGPGGNGDGAVTLGELEAYLDDALTYAARRLYRRVQKASVQGDPRTVIVPDLRRPPSPAPSVWAPAPLPAPPMPAPPLPAPLPGMQDGKYPPPGLSVAEAQAFVLAHWEDVRQTIQEFYARQGSVWDQRGNPPQVEFAEHMKEISERRVVQVAGDTFDLAIRYRWQGGGVSDTAEAMMRIAVAPQGLSVEKMWR; translated from the coding sequence ATGAAACAGCCGCCCAGGTCGATTGTCGGATGGTTCGCCGCCCTGGTCGCGGCCGTGGTTCTGGCCGCTCCGGTCCAGGCCTTGGACGCGCGCCGGGTCGATCCAGCGGCTGTGCATGCCATTCCGAACCCAGCCCCGTCCATACGGGAGATCCGGCCGGGCGGCGTCGCCGAGAACCGGGACGCCATCGCCGTCATCGTCGGCAACCGGCGCTACGCCCATGGCCTGCCCGAGGTCCGTTACGCCGAGAACGATGCCCAGGCCGCTCGGCGTCTGGCGGTGGGGGTGCTGGGGTACCGGCCGGGCAACGTTATCGACCTGCGCAACGCGTCCCAGGCCGAGATGCTGTCGGTCTTTGGCAGCGGGACGGATCACAAAGGCAAGCTCTGGGCCTGGGTGAAGCCCGGCGTATCCGACGTCTTCGTCTATTATTCCGGCCACGGCGTGCCGGGCCTGCGGGACAAGCGCGGCTATCTGCTGCCGGTCGACGCCGATCCGGCCACGCCGGAGATCAACGGCTATTCCCTGGACCTGCTCCTGGCCAACCTGTCCCGGCTGGAGATCCGCTCCACCCTGGTCATGCTGGACGCCTGCTTCTCCGGCAATTCCGCCGCGGGCTGGCTGCTGCGCTCGGCCTCGCCGGTCTATATCCGCACCGAGGCACCGGCCGAGCCGATGGGCATGGCGGTGATCTCGGCCGCCCAGGGCGATCAGGTCGCGAGCTGGGACGAGGAGCGGCGTCTCGGTCTGTTCACCCGGCACATGATGGACGCCCTGGCCGGCGGTGCCGCCGACACGGGGCCCGGCGGCAATGGCGACGGGGCCGTCACCCTGGGCGAGCTGGAGGCCTATCTGGACGATGCGCTGACCTATGCCGCGCGCCGGCTCTATCGCCGGGTGCAGAAGGCGAGCGTGCAGGGCGATCCCAGGACGGTGATCGTCCCTGATCTCCGCCGCCCGCCGTCCCCGGCTCCATCCGTCTGGGCCCCCGCGCCGCTACCCGCCCCGCCGATGCCCGCCCCGCCACTACCCGCCCCCTTGCCGGGGATGCAGGACGGCAAGTACCCGCCGCCGGGCCTCTCCGTCGCCGAGGCGCAGGCCTTCGTCCTCGCCCATTGGGAGGACGTCCGGCAGACCATCCAGGAGTTCTACGCCCGTCAGGGGTCGGTCTGGGACCAGCGGGGCAACCCGCCACAGGTCGAATTCGCCGAGCATATGAAGGAGATCAGCGAGCGCCGGGTGGTCCAGGTCGCGGGCGACACTTTCGATCTGGCGATCCGCTACCGCTGGCAGGGCGGCGGCGTCTCGGACACGGCGGAGGCGATGATGCGGATCGCCGTGGCGCCGCAAGGCCTGTCGGTGGAGAAGATGTGGCGATGA
- a CDS encoding folate-binding protein yields MANAYFHIFDDRGVIRIAGEDRATFLQGLVSNDVLKITPEKAGYGAFLTAQGKFLYDFFLIDTGDALLLETAADRIQEFFGKLRMYKLRSKVELSVESADWIVAAVFGADSFDALSLPAERGAASGFAEGLAFVDPRHADAGARVLLPEITGGAALEAAGLKPTDRAAYDRRRVSIGLPDGAKDMAVEKTVLLEAGFEELGGVDFDKGCYMGQELTARTKYRGLVKRRLMPIIINGPLPAPGTEITLDGREAGEVRSVVANNGGGSEGGGMGLAMIRLNRLDEALRSGDPLTAGEATVIPHKPDWARF; encoded by the coding sequence ATGGCCAACGCGTATTTCCACATCTTCGACGACCGCGGCGTCATCCGCATTGCCGGAGAGGATCGGGCGACCTTCCTCCAGGGCCTGGTGTCCAACGATGTCCTCAAGATCACGCCCGAGAAGGCCGGCTACGGGGCTTTCCTGACTGCCCAGGGCAAGTTCCTGTACGACTTCTTCCTGATCGACACCGGCGACGCCCTGCTGCTGGAAACCGCCGCCGACCGCATCCAGGAATTCTTCGGCAAGCTGCGGATGTACAAGCTGCGTTCCAAGGTCGAGCTGTCGGTCGAGTCCGCCGACTGGATCGTCGCAGCCGTCTTCGGCGCCGATAGCTTCGACGCGCTGTCGCTCCCGGCCGAACGCGGTGCGGCGAGCGGCTTCGCCGAGGGTCTGGCCTTCGTCGATCCGCGCCATGCCGATGCCGGCGCGCGGGTCCTGCTGCCGGAGATCACCGGGGGCGCCGCCCTGGAGGCCGCCGGCCTGAAGCCGACCGACCGCGCCGCCTACGACCGCCGTCGGGTCTCGATTGGCCTGCCGGACGGTGCCAAGGACATGGCGGTGGAGAAGACCGTGCTGCTGGAGGCCGGCTTCGAGGAACTGGGCGGCGTCGATTTCGACAAGGGCTGCTACATGGGCCAGGAACTCACCGCCCGCACCAAATACCGCGGCCTGGTGAAGCGCCGGCTGATGCCGATCATCATCAACGGCCCCCTGCCCGCGCCGGGCACCGAGATCACCCTGGACGGCCGCGAGGCCGGCGAAGTGCGCAGCGTCGTCGCCAATAACGGCGGCGGCAGCGAGGGCGGCGGCATGGGACTGGCGATGATCCGCCTCAACCGCCTGGACGAGGCCCTGCGCTCCGGCGACCCGCTGACCGCAGGCGAGGCGACCGTCATCCCGCACAAGCCGGACTGGGCACGGTTCTGA
- a CDS encoding sarcosine oxidase subunit delta, with product MQLIPCPWCGPRDDAEFHYGAEAHVARPADPTECSDSEWEAYLYLRRNTKGPFAERWMHTNGCRRWFNVIRDTYTHEIFASYKPGEQMPDIAQLTAKKDT from the coding sequence ATGCAACTGATCCCCTGCCCCTGGTGCGGCCCGCGCGACGACGCCGAGTTCCATTACGGCGCGGAGGCCCATGTGGCCCGTCCCGCCGACCCGACCGAGTGCAGCGATTCCGAGTGGGAGGCGTATCTCTACCTGCGCCGCAACACCAAGGGTCCGTTCGCCGAGCGCTGGATGCACACCAACGGCTGCCGGCGCTGGTTCAACGTGATCCGCGACACCTACACCCACGAGATCTTCGCCAGCTACAAGCCGGGCGAGCAGATGCCGGACATCGCTCAGCTCACCGCCAAGAAGGACACCTGA
- the speB gene encoding agmatinase has product MAQSDNPIKKPRYTGIPTFMRVPFAEDWSAVDIAMIGVPYDGGVTNRPGARHGPREVRNSSSMMRLINQATGCCPYDLARIADIGDCVIERPFQLEGAHGEIDRFYEQVIAAGLVPLSVGGDHSISLPILRQIGKDRPVGMIHIDAHADTGDDYFGSRFHHGAPFRRAAEEGVLDPKRTIQIGIRGGINDRDQWSFSHESGMRVIYMHEIPGMGLDAVIAEALKVAGDGPTYLSFDIDACDPAYAPGTGTPEFGGFTAAEALHLLRGLSAVDFIGGDMVEVSPPFDPSGNTALLGATILFEQLCLLAEAFARRKAA; this is encoded by the coding sequence ATGGCCCAGAGCGACAACCCGATCAAGAAGCCCCGCTATACCGGTATCCCGACCTTCATGCGCGTGCCCTTCGCCGAGGACTGGAGCGCGGTCGATATCGCGATGATCGGCGTGCCGTATGACGGCGGGGTCACGAATCGTCCGGGCGCGCGCCACGGTCCGCGCGAGGTGCGCAACTCCTCCAGCATGATGCGGCTGATCAACCAGGCGACCGGCTGCTGCCCCTACGACTTGGCCCGGATCGCGGATATCGGCGACTGCGTGATCGAGCGGCCGTTCCAGTTGGAAGGGGCGCATGGCGAGATCGACCGCTTCTACGAGCAGGTCATTGCGGCCGGCTTGGTGCCGCTGTCGGTCGGCGGCGACCATTCGATCTCGCTGCCGATCCTGCGGCAGATCGGCAAGGACCGGCCGGTCGGCATGATCCATATCGACGCCCATGCCGATACCGGCGACGACTATTTCGGCTCGCGCTTCCACCACGGAGCACCCTTCCGCCGGGCGGCGGAGGAGGGCGTGCTCGACCCCAAGCGCACCATCCAGATCGGCATCCGCGGCGGCATCAACGACCGCGACCAGTGGTCGTTCAGCCACGAGAGCGGCATGCGGGTGATCTACATGCACGAGATTCCGGGCATGGGACTCGACGCGGTGATTGCCGAGGCGCTGAAGGTGGCGGGCGACGGGCCGACCTATCTCAGCTTCGATATCGACGCCTGCGACCCGGCCTACGCCCCCGGCACCGGCACGCCCGAGTTCGGCGGCTTCACCGCGGCGGAGGCGCTGCACCTGCTGCGTGGCCTGTCCGCCGTCGATTTCATCGGCGGCGACATGGTGGAGGTCTCCCCGCCCTTCGATCCGAGCGGCAACACCGCCCTGCTCGGCGCCACCATCCTGTTCGAGCAGCTCTGCCTGCTGGCCGAGGCTTTCGCCAGGCGTAAGGCGGCATAG
- a CDS encoding sarcosine oxidase subunit beta family protein gives MDASAGRHGPTTKQRYSLFALAKNALSYHEGWQQAWRSPEPKKAYDVIIVGGGGHGLTTAYYLAKLHGVRNVAVLEKGWIGGGNTGRNTTIIRSGYLWDESIKLYEHALKLWEGMSQELNFNVMFSQRGVINLAHSEHEWREMRRRYEAIRLNGVDIELVLPDDIKKMVPIINIDPDIRYPVKGGILQKRGGTARHDAVAWGYARAADELGVDIIQNCEVTGFERAPEGHIIGVQTTKGFIAANKVGCVPAGHSGVLAEMAGFMLPIQARPLQALVSEPIKPVIDKVVMSNAVHMYISQSDKGELVLGAGTDAYNSYAQRGSPNHPEHLLAATVELYPITSRLRMLRQWGGIVDTCPDASPIISKTPIPGLYFNCGWGTGGFKATPGSGHVFADLIAHDRPNALAAPFSLDRFRTGYLVDEHGAAGVAH, from the coding sequence ATGGACGCCAGCGCCGGTCGGCACGGACCGACCACCAAGCAACGCTATTCCCTCTTCGCCCTGGCGAAGAACGCGCTGAGCTATCACGAGGGATGGCAGCAGGCCTGGCGTTCGCCCGAGCCGAAGAAGGCGTATGACGTCATCATCGTCGGCGGCGGCGGTCACGGCCTGACCACCGCCTATTACCTCGCCAAGCTCCACGGTGTGCGCAACGTGGCGGTGCTGGAGAAGGGCTGGATCGGCGGCGGCAATACCGGCCGCAACACCACGATCATCCGCTCCGGCTATCTCTGGGACGAGTCGATCAAGCTCTACGAGCATGCCCTGAAGCTCTGGGAAGGCATGAGCCAGGAGCTGAACTTCAACGTCATGTTCAGCCAGCGCGGCGTCATCAACCTGGCCCATAGCGAGCACGAGTGGCGCGAGATGCGCCGCCGCTACGAGGCGATCCGGCTGAACGGCGTCGATATCGAGCTGGTGCTGCCGGACGATATCAAGAAGATGGTCCCGATCATCAACATCGATCCGGACATCCGTTATCCGGTGAAGGGCGGCATCCTGCAGAAGCGCGGCGGCACCGCCCGCCACGACGCGGTCGCCTGGGGCTATGCCCGCGCCGCCGACGAACTCGGTGTCGACATCATCCAGAACTGCGAGGTCACCGGCTTCGAGCGCGCGCCGGAGGGCCACATCATCGGCGTGCAGACGACCAAAGGCTTCATCGCCGCCAACAAGGTCGGCTGCGTGCCGGCCGGCCATTCCGGCGTGCTGGCCGAAATGGCGGGCTTCATGCTGCCGATCCAGGCCCGCCCGCTGCAGGCGCTGGTGTCGGAGCCGATCAAGCCGGTGATCGACAAGGTCGTCATGTCGAACGCCGTGCACATGTATATCAGCCAGTCCGACAAGGGAGAGCTGGTGCTCGGCGCCGGTACCGACGCCTACAATTCCTACGCCCAGCGCGGCTCGCCGAACCATCCCGAGCACCTGCTGGCGGCGACCGTCGAGCTGTACCCGATCACCTCGCGGCTGCGCATGCTGCGCCAGTGGGGCGGCATCGTCGACACCTGCCCGGACGCCTCGCCGATCATCTCCAAGACGCCGATCCCGGGCCTGTACTTCAACTGCGGCTGGGGCACCGGCGGGTTCAAGGCGACGCCGGGCTCCGGCCATGTCTTCGCCGACCTGATCGCCCATGACCGCCCCAATGCGCTTGCAGCACCCTTCTCGCTCGACCGGTTCCGCACGGGATACCTGGTCGACGAGCACGGCGCCGCCGGCGTGGCCCACTGA
- a CDS encoding lytic transglycosylase domain-containing protein, producing the protein MRGGVLALVAALLLASPAGAREEGASREEVRRMVVQEALRSDLVPPSLALAVAEAESGFDADAVSPAGARGVMQIMPATARGEFGVAADELWNPRLNIQLGIAFLEHLIDRYDGRWDLALSHYNGGSAVGRGRDARVIPATRAYVDKVLTGERRHARDAAIRALTDSVADAAAGLDRQGRVLALADVAPDRPADRAAAERESRHGDPHREWPPVRHGALDDDRSGSAGLLDRIARRKARFRALLVSG; encoded by the coding sequence ATGAGAGGGGGCGTTCTGGCGTTGGTCGCCGCTCTGTTGCTCGCTTCTCCCGCCGGGGCGCGGGAGGAGGGGGCTTCGCGGGAGGAGGTGCGGCGCATGGTGGTGCAGGAGGCGCTGCGCAGCGATCTGGTGCCGCCGTCCCTGGCCCTTGCGGTCGCCGAAGCGGAATCCGGGTTCGACGCCGACGCGGTCAGCCCGGCCGGCGCACGCGGGGTCATGCAGATCATGCCGGCGACCGCGCGGGGCGAGTTCGGCGTGGCGGCGGACGAGCTCTGGAACCCCCGCCTCAACATCCAGCTCGGGATCGCCTTCCTCGAGCACCTGATCGACCGGTACGACGGCCGCTGGGATCTGGCCCTGTCGCATTACAACGGCGGCTCCGCGGTCGGGCGCGGACGCGACGCGCGCGTCATCCCGGCGACCCGCGCCTATGTGGACAAGGTGCTGACCGGCGAGCGCCGCCACGCCCGCGACGCCGCGATCCGCGCCCTGACCGACAGCGTCGCCGACGCCGCCGCCGGGCTCGACCGGCAGGGGCGCGTACTGGCCCTGGCCGACGTCGCGCCCGACCGCCCAGCCGACCGTGCCGCTGCCGAGCGCGAAAGCCGGCACGGCGACCCGCACCGGGAGTGGCCGCCGGTCCGGCACGGGGCCCTGGACGACGACCGGTCCGGCTCGGCCGGGCTGCTGGACCGCATCGCCCGGCGCAAGGCCCGGTTCCGCGCGCTTCTCGTTTCCGGTTGA